Proteins encoded in a region of the Variovorax sp. PAMC 28711 genome:
- a CDS encoding glutathione S-transferase translates to MLNIWGRISSINVRKVVWCAQELGLDFQRTEAGGTFGMVHTPEFLAMNPNAMVPTIDDGEGAERVVLWESNVIVRYLCAKHSPGKLYADMLAERFDAERWMDWQQTTLNPAGRDAFMQWVRVPAAERNDATIARSVTATEPLFALLDAHLATRRFMLGDAFTMADMPLGCEAHRWFGLPATGYTRPAWPHVERWFAELSARAGARGVLDLALE, encoded by the coding sequence ATGCTCAACATCTGGGGCCGCATCAGCTCGATCAACGTGCGCAAGGTGGTCTGGTGTGCGCAGGAACTCGGGCTCGACTTCCAGCGCACCGAGGCCGGCGGCACCTTCGGCATGGTGCACACGCCCGAATTTCTAGCGATGAATCCGAACGCGATGGTGCCGACCATCGACGACGGCGAAGGGGCCGAACGCGTGGTGCTCTGGGAGTCGAACGTGATCGTGCGCTACCTGTGCGCGAAGCATTCGCCCGGCAAGCTCTATGCCGACATGCTGGCCGAACGCTTCGACGCCGAACGCTGGATGGACTGGCAGCAGACCACCCTCAACCCGGCCGGTCGCGATGCCTTCATGCAATGGGTCCGCGTGCCGGCGGCCGAACGCAACGACGCGACCATTGCCCGGTCGGTGACCGCGACCGAGCCGCTCTTCGCGTTGCTCGACGCGCACCTCGCGACGCGCCGCTTCATGTTGGGCGATGCGTTCACCATGGCCGACATGCCGCTCGGCTGCGAGGCGCACCGCTGGTTCGGCCTGCCCGCCACCGGCTACACGCGGCCGGCCTGGCCGCACGTCGAGCGCTGGTTTGCCGAACTCTCGGCCCGCGCCGGCGCCCGCGGCGTGCTCGATCTCGCACTGGAATGA
- a CDS encoding LysE family translocator, giving the protein MIDLATLGLLMVAVLALFASPGPNMAFVLSQGAAHGPRGGLACGIGFAAGDVVHTLCAATGVTALVAAWAPAFDLLRYAGALYLMWLGLQALRAGGLPAANPEATRVSFGRIVRMAFVNTLVNPKALLFFMVFLPQFVHPANGPVVLQMLLLGSVLSAMSLVVNTALGAAAGQMARRLPQGTHATAVRRGLLATVMFGLAVRLLLLDRPLR; this is encoded by the coding sequence ATGATCGATCTCGCAACGCTGGGCCTTCTCATGGTCGCGGTGCTGGCACTCTTCGCCTCGCCGGGACCGAACATGGCTTTCGTGCTCTCGCAGGGCGCCGCGCACGGCCCGCGCGGTGGACTGGCCTGTGGCATCGGCTTCGCCGCCGGCGACGTGGTGCACACGCTCTGCGCCGCGACCGGCGTGACCGCGCTGGTCGCAGCCTGGGCGCCGGCGTTCGACCTGCTGCGCTATGCGGGCGCGCTTTATCTGATGTGGCTGGGCCTGCAGGCCTTGCGCGCGGGCGGGCTGCCCGCGGCCAACCCTGAAGCAACGCGCGTCTCTTTCGGGCGCATTGTTCGCATGGCGTTCGTCAACACGCTGGTGAATCCGAAGGCGCTGTTGTTCTTCATGGTGTTCCTGCCGCAGTTCGTGCATCCGGCAAACGGACCCGTGGTGCTTCAGATGCTGCTGCTGGGCAGCGTGCTGTCAGCCATGTCGCTGGTGGTGAACACTGCATTGGGTGCAGCAGCCGGCCAGATGGCGCGTCGCCTGCCGCAGGGCACCCATGCCACGGCAGTTCGCCGGGGCCTGCTCGCCACTGTGATGTTCGGCCTGGCCGTGCGCCTGCTGCTGCTCGACCGGCCGCTTCGTTGA
- a CDS encoding aminotransferase-like domain-containing protein codes for MNWKLARRAAKMNPSVLREILKVTERPGIISLAGGLPSPKTFPIQAFADACAEVLQNDGQAALQYAASEGYGPLRQAVADMLPWNVDPDQVLITTGSQQGLDLVAKVLLDPGSTVLVETPTYLGALQAFGPMEPVPVSVATDDEGVRVDDLVAKSKDARFVYLLPNFQNPTGRTMTEARRAAVSEAAAKAGLPIVEDNPYGELWFDEAPPLPLTARNPEGCIYLGSFSKVLAPGLRLGFLIAPKSIYPKLLQAKQAVDLHTPIFTQRMVSSVMKDHFLDRHVPTIRALYKRQRDAMVAALQREMKGLDVTFNVPVGGMFLWARMPEGIDTVALLPKAVERNVAFVPGAPFYAGEGDPRTMRLSFVTANVDEIDTAIAALAATVRDELALQRQARGEPALAAG; via the coding sequence ATGAACTGGAAACTGGCCAGACGCGCCGCAAAGATGAACCCGTCGGTGTTGCGCGAGATCCTGAAAGTCACCGAGCGGCCCGGCATCATCAGCCTGGCCGGCGGCCTGCCGTCGCCCAAGACCTTCCCGATCCAGGCTTTCGCCGACGCCTGCGCCGAAGTGCTGCAGAACGACGGCCAGGCCGCGCTGCAATACGCCGCGAGCGAAGGCTACGGCCCGCTGCGCCAGGCGGTGGCCGACATGCTGCCGTGGAACGTCGACCCCGACCAGGTGCTCATCACCACCGGCTCGCAACAGGGCCTCGACCTCGTGGCCAAGGTGCTGCTCGACCCCGGCAGCACCGTGCTGGTCGAAACGCCGACCTACCTCGGCGCATTGCAGGCCTTCGGCCCGATGGAGCCGGTGCCGGTGAGCGTGGCGACCGACGACGAAGGCGTGCGCGTGGACGACCTGGTGGCGAAATCGAAAGACGCGCGCTTTGTCTACCTGCTGCCCAATTTCCAGAACCCGACCGGCCGCACCATGACCGAAGCACGCCGCGCCGCCGTGTCCGAAGCCGCCGCCAAAGCCGGCCTGCCGATCGTCGAAGACAACCCCTACGGCGAACTCTGGTTCGACGAGGCGCCACCGCTGCCGCTGACCGCGCGCAACCCCGAAGGCTGCATCTACCTCGGCTCGTTCTCCAAGGTGCTGGCGCCGGGCCTTCGCCTCGGTTTTCTGATCGCGCCAAAGTCGATCTACCCGAAGCTGTTGCAGGCCAAGCAGGCGGTCGATCTGCACACGCCGATCTTCACGCAGCGCATGGTGTCGTCGGTGATGAAGGACCACTTTCTCGATCGCCATGTGCCGACGATCCGCGCGCTCTACAAGCGTCAGCGCGACGCGATGGTCGCGGCGCTCCAGCGCGAGATGAAGGGCCTGGACGTCACCTTCAACGTGCCGGTCGGCGGCATGTTCCTGTGGGCGCGCATGCCCGAGGGCATCGACACGGTCGCGCTGCTGCCCAAGGCGGTCGAGCGCAACGTGGCCTTCGTGCCCGGCGCACCGTTCTATGCAGGCGAAGGCGATCCGCGCACGATGCGCCTGTCGTTCGTGACGGCCAACGTCGACGAGATCGACACCGCCATCGCCGCGCTCGCCGCCACCGTGCGCGACGAACTGGCCCTGCAGCGCCAGGCGCGCGGCGAGCCTGCGTTGGCCGCAGGCTGA
- a CDS encoding DMT family transporter produces the protein MWMGVLGVAFFAVTLPMTRMATGTAIAPQLSPWFVTVGRAALAGALSIVFLLVTRSPLPRRTQWRPLGMAVLGNVIGYPLLLGYALRVVTASHAAVITALLPLVSAMVAAWVLHQRARLGFWVCAVVGSLLVVVFSVLRAHQHGSGFGFEWADLLLVGAVVAASFGYIYGAQVTPALGAERVICWVCVMALPFTLPATLVLWPQQPVAASAWVGFVYVGVFSMWIGFFAWYRGLALGGALRVSQTQLLQPFLSILASIPLLGEPLDVVTLGFAAAVVATVVIGKKLSQPVAGSTNNAPLTRRTP, from the coding sequence ATGTGGATGGGCGTGCTGGGCGTGGCCTTTTTTGCCGTGACGCTGCCGATGACGCGAATGGCCACCGGCACAGCGATCGCACCGCAGTTGTCGCCGTGGTTCGTCACGGTTGGCCGGGCGGCGCTGGCCGGGGCGCTGTCGATCGTCTTCCTGCTCGTCACGCGTTCGCCGCTGCCCAGGCGCACGCAATGGCGGCCGCTCGGCATGGCGGTGCTCGGCAACGTGATCGGCTATCCGCTGTTGCTCGGGTACGCACTGCGCGTCGTCACGGCCAGCCATGCAGCGGTCATCACCGCGCTGCTGCCGCTGGTGTCGGCGATGGTCGCGGCCTGGGTGCTGCACCAACGCGCGCGCCTCGGCTTCTGGGTCTGCGCGGTGGTCGGCAGCTTGCTGGTGGTGGTGTTCTCGGTCTTGCGCGCGCACCAGCACGGCAGCGGCTTCGGTTTCGAATGGGCCGACCTGCTGCTGGTCGGCGCGGTCGTCGCCGCCTCCTTTGGCTATATCTACGGCGCGCAGGTCACGCCGGCGCTGGGTGCCGAGCGCGTGATCTGCTGGGTCTGCGTGATGGCGCTGCCCTTCACGCTGCCGGCCACGCTGGTGCTGTGGCCCCAGCAGCCGGTCGCGGCCTCGGCATGGGTCGGCTTCGTCTATGTCGGCGTGTTCTCGATGTGGATCGGCTTCTTCGCCTGGTACCGCGGCCTCGCGCTTGGCGGCGCATTGCGCGTGAGCCAGACGCAGCTGCTGCAACCGTTCCTGTCGATCCTCGCGTCGATCCCGCTGTTGGGCGAGCCGCTCGATGTGGTCACGCTCGGCTTCGCGGCCGCGGTGGTCGCCACGGTCGTCATCGGCAAGAAACTTTCGCAACCTGTCGCTGGCAGTACAAACAACGCCCCGCTCACAAGGAGAACCCCATGA
- a CDS encoding LysE family translocator — translation MNWQEFTALLVLATAMSFSPGPNTTLSTAIAANGGLKRAMRFLLAVPVGWSLLLALCAAGLGALVVAEPALRVAIKTLGIGYLLWLAFKLSGSATLGSAEGRALDIGFGQGVMLQFVNIKAWLLALTLVAGWIAGQPDAWQRYAIVAPVMLVYAFTSNFVYALVGSLLRHWLAEGKRLLWFNRAMALVLVLTAWWMVGA, via the coding sequence ATGAACTGGCAAGAATTCACCGCCCTCCTGGTGTTGGCCACCGCGATGAGTTTTTCGCCCGGCCCCAACACCACGCTCTCGACCGCCATCGCGGCCAACGGCGGACTCAAGCGCGCCATGCGCTTTCTGTTGGCCGTTCCGGTGGGCTGGTCGCTGCTGCTCGCGCTGTGCGCAGCGGGCCTCGGTGCGCTGGTGGTGGCCGAGCCCGCGCTGCGCGTGGCCATCAAGACGCTCGGCATCGGCTACCTGCTGTGGCTGGCGTTCAAGCTGAGCGGCAGCGCGACGCTCGGGAGCGCCGAAGGTCGCGCGCTCGACATCGGCTTCGGCCAGGGCGTGATGCTGCAGTTCGTGAACATCAAGGCCTGGCTGCTCGCGCTCACGCTGGTGGCCGGCTGGATCGCGGGCCAGCCCGACGCGTGGCAGCGCTACGCGATCGTCGCGCCGGTGATGCTGGTCTATGCGTTCACCAGCAACTTCGTCTATGCGCTGGTCGGCTCGCTGCTGCGCCACTGGCTGGCCGAGGGCAAGCGCCTCTTGTGGTTCAACCGCGCGATGGCGCTGGTGCTGGTGCTCACCGCCTGGTGGATGGTCGGCGCGTGA
- a CDS encoding aminotransferase-like domain-containing protein, producing the protein MLTRTSTQSLTEQLAGRFAERIRNRLLPPGARLPSVRECARQQGVSPHTVVAAYDQLLAQGLVEARRQRGFYVRDSAPAQEGPAQGVVKATTTPVGASGIPADASSLIRGMFHRQSDKPQPGMGVFPPDWMESTFLPTALRRLTGTRALQELSLQYGEPAGDAALRRSLSQKLVSINVPAGPDQIITTIGATHALDIVSRTLLRAGDPVMVEEPGWAIEFARLESLGMRILPVPRRADGPDLDVMAKYCEAHKPKLFVSVSVFHNPTGYSLSPGSAHRVLQLANQHDFHIVEDDTYSHLAPEHATRLCALDSLQRTVYVSGFAKILAPNWRIGFLAAPPALFGRLLETKLLGTLTTPALFERALAWCIDQGQLRRHADRIRIRLDGARARTVKLALSHGCSFVSEPAGLFGWVDTGVDTDALTQRMLDEGYLLAPGSLFHARRPPSTLMRINFATAQDAEFWKVFGRVRDR; encoded by the coding sequence ATGCTGACACGAACCTCGACCCAGTCGCTGACCGAACAGCTCGCCGGCCGCTTCGCCGAACGCATCCGCAATCGTCTGCTGCCACCGGGCGCGCGACTGCCGTCGGTGCGCGAATGTGCGCGCCAGCAGGGCGTGAGCCCGCACACGGTGGTGGCGGCGTACGACCAGTTGCTGGCGCAAGGGCTGGTCGAGGCGCGGCGCCAGCGCGGCTTCTATGTGCGGGATTCAGCGCCCGCGCAGGAGGGGCCAGCGCAGGGCGTCGTGAAAGCGACCACGACGCCGGTGGGCGCGTCCGGCATCCCGGCGGACGCGAGTTCGCTGATTCGCGGCATGTTCCATCGCCAGAGCGACAAGCCGCAACCCGGCATGGGCGTCTTTCCGCCGGACTGGATGGAGTCGACTTTCCTGCCGACCGCACTGCGTCGGCTGACCGGCACGCGCGCGCTGCAGGAGCTGTCGTTGCAATACGGCGAGCCGGCCGGCGACGCGGCATTGCGCCGCAGCCTGTCGCAAAAACTGGTGAGCATCAACGTGCCGGCGGGGCCGGACCAGATCATCACCACGATCGGCGCCACGCACGCGCTGGACATCGTGAGCCGCACGTTGCTGCGTGCCGGCGACCCGGTGATGGTCGAGGAGCCGGGCTGGGCCATCGAGTTCGCGCGGCTCGAGTCGCTCGGCATGCGCATCCTGCCGGTGCCGCGCCGCGCCGACGGGCCCGACCTGGACGTGATGGCGAAGTACTGCGAGGCGCACAAGCCCAAGCTGTTCGTGAGCGTGAGCGTGTTCCACAACCCGACCGGCTACAGCCTCTCGCCAGGCAGCGCGCACCGGGTGTTGCAGCTGGCGAACCAGCACGACTTCCACATCGTCGAAGATGACACCTACAGCCACCTCGCGCCCGAACACGCCACGCGGCTTTGCGCGCTCGACAGCCTGCAGCGGACCGTCTATGTGAGCGGCTTCGCCAAGATCCTCGCGCCGAACTGGCGCATCGGCTTTCTCGCGGCGCCGCCGGCGTTGTTCGGCCGCTTGCTCGAAACCAAACTGCTCGGCACCTTGACCACGCCGGCCTTGTTCGAGCGGGCGCTCGCCTGGTGCATCGACCAGGGGCAGCTGCGCCGGCACGCCGACCGCATCCGCATCCGCCTGGACGGCGCGCGTGCCCGCACTGTCAAGCTGGCGCTGTCGCACGGCTGCAGCTTCGTGTCGGAACCGGCGGGGCTCTTCGGCTGGGTCGACACGGGCGTCGACACCGACGCGCTGACGCAGCGCATGCTGGACGAAGGCTATCTGCTCGCGCCCGGTTCGCTGTTCCATGCACGCCGGCCACCGTCGACGCTGATGCGCATCAACTTCGCGACGGCGCAGGACGCAGAGTTCTGGAAGGTGTTCGGGCGGGTGCGCGACCGCTGA
- a CDS encoding phospholipase D family protein, producing MPPIPAFGRFTTALKRWSLLIGVAALSACAQLPKDVQRPVSHALASPAETPLGALAQQRHDAAGARFDSGFLLLDGPQAAYGSRLALVEGARKTLDLQYYAIHADASTGRLLRAIRDAAARGVRVRILIDDFHSTGRDALVLLLGFETNVEMRLFNPLAGDRDSTFSRLANSLSEASRVQQRMHNKLFIADNAMGVTGGRNLGDAYFGNAKAGNFVDLDVLAAGPIVQDLSRSFDAYWNNERSYPVQSLVTKEELQEMRNRVRPPAGPNGERPADSGGPTPEQRAFAWDEKPLDLASARFVWAPAVVMADKPAKIAPDTTSPDAGAGKAPAMVISQQQDNAGSPRTAALDASADLAAGSETVVEGLLQLIGQARRDLLIISPYFVPGDDMKQAFAAARARGVRVRVLTNSLASNDAPVAHVGYARHREELLAMGVELYEMRSEQAGVGKAFGSSGSGSGVTGQSRAMLHAKVLVLDGRLLVVGSMNLDLRSQLQNTEVALLIQSSELSRIATSQIETALREGAWHVESVDGQLTWRAPEGSGLQDSTTEPDASASLRLLLKLFGPLAPDKLL from the coding sequence ATGCCCCCCATTCCCGCCTTCGGGCGATTCACGACCGCCTTGAAACGCTGGAGCCTGCTGATCGGCGTCGCAGCCCTGTCGGCCTGTGCGCAGCTGCCTAAAGACGTGCAGCGCCCGGTTTCCCATGCGCTCGCTTCGCCTGCCGAGACGCCGCTCGGCGCGCTCGCGCAACAGCGCCACGATGCGGCCGGCGCCCGGTTCGACTCCGGCTTTTTGCTGCTCGACGGCCCGCAAGCCGCGTACGGCAGCCGACTTGCGCTGGTCGAAGGCGCCCGCAAGACACTCGACCTCCAGTACTACGCGATTCACGCCGATGCCAGCACGGGGCGCCTGTTGCGGGCCATCCGCGACGCCGCCGCGCGCGGCGTGCGCGTGCGCATCCTGATCGACGACTTCCACAGCACCGGCCGCGACGCGCTGGTGCTGTTGCTCGGCTTCGAGACAAACGTCGAGATGCGCCTGTTCAACCCGCTCGCCGGGGATCGCGACTCCACCTTCTCGCGGCTGGCCAACTCGCTCAGTGAAGCCTCGCGCGTGCAGCAGCGCATGCACAACAAGCTCTTCATCGCCGACAACGCGATGGGCGTGACCGGCGGACGCAACCTCGGCGATGCCTACTTCGGCAATGCCAAGGCCGGCAATTTCGTCGACCTCGACGTGCTCGCCGCCGGACCGATCGTGCAAGACCTGTCGCGCAGCTTCGATGCCTACTGGAACAACGAACGCTCGTACCCCGTGCAGTCGCTCGTTACGAAAGAAGAACTGCAGGAAATGCGCAATCGGGTTCGTCCACCCGCTGGACCTAACGGCGAGCGCCCTGCCGACAGCGGCGGCCCCACGCCGGAGCAGCGCGCATTCGCCTGGGACGAAAAACCGCTCGACCTGGCAAGCGCCCGCTTCGTTTGGGCGCCGGCGGTCGTCATGGCCGACAAACCCGCCAAGATCGCCCCCGACACCACCAGCCCGGACGCGGGCGCAGGCAAGGCCCCCGCGATGGTGATCAGCCAGCAACAAGACAACGCAGGCAGCCCGCGCACGGCGGCGCTCGACGCCTCGGCCGATTTGGCGGCCGGCAGCGAAACGGTGGTCGAAGGCCTGCTTCAGCTGATCGGGCAGGCGCGACGCGACCTGTTGATCATCTCGCCGTACTTCGTGCCCGGCGACGACATGAAGCAGGCCTTCGCCGCGGCGCGCGCGCGCGGCGTTCGCGTGCGCGTGCTGACCAACTCGCTCGCGTCGAACGATGCGCCGGTGGCCCATGTCGGCTATGCCCGCCATCGCGAAGAGTTGCTCGCCATGGGCGTCGAGCTGTACGAAATGCGCAGCGAGCAGGCCGGCGTCGGCAAGGCGTTCGGAAGCTCGGGCTCGGGCTCGGGCGTGACCGGCCAATCGCGCGCGATGCTGCATGCCAAGGTCCTGGTGCTCGACGGCCGCCTGCTGGTGGTGGGCTCGATGAACCTCGACCTGCGCTCGCAGCTTCAGAATACCGAGGTGGCCTTGCTGATCCAGAGCAGCGAGCTCTCGCGCATCGCGACCTCCCAGATCGAAACGGCGCTGCGTGAAGGGGCGTGGCACGTCGAATCCGTCGACGGCCAGCTCACCTGGCGCGCCCCCGAAGGCAGCGGCCTGCAGGACAGCACGACCGAGCCCGACGCCAGTGCCAGCCTGCGACTGCTGCTCAAGCTGTTCGGCCCGCTCGCGCCGGACAAGCTTCTGTAG
- a CDS encoding ATP-binding cassette domain-containing protein: MALITLLNAQLAFGHVPLLDHADFSLLESERIGLIGRNGAGKSSMLKILAGMEKTDDGTLQLQQNLRVAYVAQEPLLDMDANVFTAASAGLAEVIAVRDLYLSGAEDLDLDALQSKIEAFDAWNWEQRVEETLHRLHLDPTARVGSLSGGTRKRVALAQALVAAPDVLLLDEPTNHLDLDSIEWLEQLLVDFKGSVVTITHDRTFLNRVATRIVELDRGKLNSYFGNFEQYLLQKEEQLAQEAVISAKADKLLAQEEIWIRKGVEARRTRSQSRITRLQDLRANHASRRNVQGSVNMDVASGQSSGKIVAELTDATKAFGEKTVIRGFTGTILRGDKVGLMGPNGAGKTTLLKMILGELEPDSGKIRRGTNLQVAYFDQMRDKLDLDATLEDFISPGSEWIEIGSQKKHVKSYLSDFLFSPARANSPVRSLSGGERNRLLLARLFARPANVLVLDEPTNDLDIDTLELLEQLLQDYDGTVFLVSHDRTFLDNVVTSTIAFEGDGRWREYEGSVQDWLIQSKRAREIAEQRLAAAPTPAVAASAPVAEAAKSAPATTPRKKLSYKEQRELDTLPAQIAALEEEQKRVAEMLEIDGGAIYANDASRAAELGERHARIDDEMLALLERQEQLGAAR; the protein is encoded by the coding sequence ATGGCACTCATCACACTCCTCAACGCGCAACTCGCGTTCGGTCACGTCCCCCTGCTCGATCACGCGGACTTCTCCCTTCTCGAATCGGAACGCATCGGCCTGATCGGTCGCAATGGCGCCGGCAAGTCATCGATGCTCAAGATACTGGCGGGCATGGAAAAGACCGACGACGGCACCCTCCAGCTTCAGCAGAACCTGCGTGTTGCCTATGTGGCGCAAGAGCCCCTGCTGGACATGGATGCGAATGTCTTCACCGCCGCCAGCGCGGGCCTGGCCGAAGTGATCGCCGTGCGCGATCTCTATCTCTCTGGTGCGGAGGACCTCGATCTCGACGCCCTTCAGTCGAAGATCGAGGCGTTCGACGCCTGGAACTGGGAACAACGCGTCGAAGAGACCTTGCACCGACTGCATCTCGACCCGACCGCCCGCGTCGGCTCGCTCTCCGGCGGGACCCGCAAGCGCGTGGCATTGGCCCAGGCGCTGGTGGCGGCGCCCGACGTGCTGTTGCTCGACGAGCCCACCAATCACCTGGATCTGGACTCCATCGAGTGGCTCGAACAGTTGCTGGTCGACTTCAAGGGCAGCGTCGTCACCATCACCCATGACCGAACCTTCCTGAACCGCGTCGCCACCCGCATCGTCGAGCTGGACCGCGGCAAGCTGAACTCCTACTTCGGCAACTTCGAGCAATACCTTCTGCAAAAGGAAGAACAGCTCGCCCAAGAAGCCGTCATCAGCGCCAAAGCCGACAAACTGCTCGCCCAAGAAGAGATCTGGATTCGCAAGGGCGTCGAAGCGCGTCGCACGCGCAGCCAGAGCCGCATCACCCGCCTGCAGGACCTGCGCGCCAACCATGCGTCGCGCCGCAACGTGCAGGGCAGCGTGAACATGGACGTGGCCTCGGGCCAGTCGAGCGGCAAGATCGTGGCCGAACTGACCGATGCGACCAAGGCGTTCGGCGAGAAGACCGTCATCCGAGGCTTCACAGGCACCATCCTGCGCGGCGACAAGGTCGGCCTGATGGGCCCGAACGGCGCCGGCAAGACCACGCTGCTCAAGATGATCCTGGGCGAACTCGAGCCCGACAGCGGCAAGATCCGCCGCGGCACCAACCTCCAGGTCGCGTATTTCGACCAGATGCGCGACAAGCTCGACCTCGACGCGACGCTGGAAGACTTCATCAGCCCCGGCAGCGAGTGGATCGAGATCGGCAGCCAGAAGAAGCACGTCAAGAGCTACCTCTCGGATTTCCTGTTCTCGCCGGCGCGCGCCAATTCGCCCGTGCGATCGCTCTCGGGTGGCGAGCGCAATCGCTTGCTGCTGGCGCGCCTGTTCGCGCGCCCGGCCAACGTGCTGGTGCTCGACGAGCCGACCAACGACCTGGACATCGACACGCTCGAGCTGCTCGAACAGCTGCTGCAGGACTACGACGGCACCGTGTTCCTCGTGAGTCACGACCGCACCTTCCTCGACAACGTCGTCACCAGCACGATCGCTTTCGAGGGCGACGGTCGCTGGCGCGAATACGAAGGCAGCGTGCAGGACTGGCTGATCCAGTCGAAGCGTGCGCGCGAGATCGCAGAACAGCGCCTCGCCGCGGCGCCCACGCCAGCGGTGGCGGCGTCGGCCCCGGTCGCCGAAGCGGCCAAAAGCGCCCCGGCGACGACGCCCCGCAAGAAGCTCAGCTACAAGGAACAGCGCGAACTCGACACCCTGCCCGCGCAGATCGCCGCGCTCGAGGAAGAGCAGAAGCGCGTCGCCGAGATGCTGGAGATCGACGGCGGCGCCATCTATGCCAACGACGCGTCGCGCGCCGCCGAACTCGGCGAGCGCCACGCGCGCATCGATGATGAAATGCTGGCCCTGCTCGAGCGGCAAGAGCAACTCGGCGCTGCCCGCTAG